The following are from one region of the Phycisphaerales bacterium genome:
- a CDS encoding cation-translocating P-type ATPase, with amino-acid sequence MTTTSQAVENENAVVRLRVDGMSCAGCVAGVEKALSKTPGVRSAMVSLAGGSALVKGESLDPQVLARSVRDAGFEAVPASSGDAAADLAKRLGADDARQADAWRWRVVLGVVLWLPMELAHWFGHGLGLHMTDGPGLAVALAVGTIAQIFIGSAFYRSAIAAARRKTTNMDTLVSLGSASAYTLSLAHAFITFAGGGERPTYFIEATGLLTLISLGHWLERRARRGTTKALRELAAMQPTEAVVLADEQDATGVVVPAGEVLPGDLVLVRSGERCPVDGVLLGPASLDESAVTGESVPVEKTEGDEVMAGSVAVGTPAIVRATTDGASGTLGRMVALVADALASKADVQRLADKVSSIFVPLSITIAAVSFTAWLLVPGGGISKAVVTAATVLVISCPCALGLATPLAVMVGTGAAGRRGILVRSASALERAAVARVALLDKTGTITSGHPVVREETSDELIRTAAALACRSSHPLSEAIVRAAEARDISYEPAQDAREVPGQGMVGVIQGRPTKLVSIDVARREGHVLDDVSLDEGPASAVLVDGAVEGVVQFREELRSGADQFVGQLDRLGIEPRILTGDREGPAHKLADRVGLSRERVDAGLSPQDKVDRVRDAASRHTVMMVGDGINDAPAMAAATSAGGIGVAIDAGSNVALESADVIIPGDRPLAVVDLVRIGRSTRRGIRQNLFLAFLYNAIAIPAAAFGLLGDHGPVVAAGAMAVSDFLVIGNAIRIRLVIDKQTRD; translated from the coding sequence ATGACAACGACGAGCCAAGCTGTTGAAAATGAGAACGCGGTCGTACGGCTGCGGGTCGATGGCATGAGCTGTGCGGGCTGCGTCGCCGGGGTCGAGAAGGCCCTGAGCAAGACGCCCGGCGTGCGCAGCGCGATGGTCAGCCTGGCCGGCGGCTCGGCGCTGGTGAAGGGCGAATCGCTCGACCCGCAGGTGCTTGCCCGTAGCGTACGCGATGCCGGATTCGAGGCCGTTCCGGCCTCGTCGGGCGATGCGGCAGCGGACCTTGCCAAGCGACTCGGCGCTGATGACGCGCGGCAAGCCGACGCATGGCGATGGCGGGTGGTCCTTGGCGTCGTGCTGTGGCTGCCCATGGAACTGGCCCACTGGTTCGGTCATGGCCTGGGCCTGCACATGACCGATGGCCCTGGGCTGGCGGTGGCCCTTGCAGTCGGTACCATCGCGCAGATATTCATTGGCTCGGCGTTTTATCGCTCGGCCATCGCCGCGGCTCGGCGCAAGACCACGAACATGGACACGCTCGTGTCGCTCGGCAGTGCGTCGGCATACACGCTCTCGCTCGCGCACGCATTCATCACGTTTGCCGGGGGCGGCGAGCGCCCGACCTACTTCATCGAAGCGACGGGCTTGCTGACACTGATCTCGCTCGGGCATTGGTTGGAACGGCGTGCCAGGCGAGGCACCACCAAGGCGTTGCGCGAGTTGGCGGCGATGCAACCCACCGAAGCGGTGGTGCTGGCCGACGAGCAGGATGCCACCGGAGTCGTCGTTCCCGCGGGCGAAGTGCTTCCAGGAGATCTGGTGCTGGTCAGGTCGGGAGAGCGTTGCCCGGTTGACGGTGTCTTGCTCGGCCCGGCTTCGCTCGACGAGTCAGCGGTGACCGGCGAGTCGGTGCCCGTCGAAAAGACAGAGGGTGATGAGGTCATGGCCGGCTCGGTCGCGGTGGGGACGCCAGCCATCGTTCGGGCGACGACCGATGGCGCCAGCGGCACGCTCGGGCGGATGGTTGCGCTGGTTGCCGATGCGCTGGCCAGCAAGGCCGACGTCCAGCGACTGGCCGACAAGGTCTCATCGATCTTCGTGCCGCTCTCGATCACGATCGCGGCCGTGAGCTTTACGGCGTGGCTCTTGGTGCCGGGTGGGGGCATCAGCAAGGCCGTGGTCACGGCGGCCACGGTGCTGGTGATCTCGTGTCCGTGCGCGCTCGGACTGGCCACGCCGCTGGCTGTGATGGTCGGAACGGGCGCGGCTGGCCGGCGTGGCATCCTGGTGCGCTCGGCGAGCGCCCTCGAACGTGCCGCGGTGGCCAGGGTCGCCCTGCTGGACAAGACCGGCACGATTACGAGCGGCCATCCAGTGGTACGCGAAGAAACCAGCGACGAGCTGATCCGTACGGCCGCAGCGCTCGCATGTCGCTCGAGCCATCCGTTGTCCGAAGCTATCGTGCGGGCGGCAGAGGCACGCGACATCTCGTACGAGCCTGCGCAGGACGCCCGAGAAGTGCCCGGCCAGGGCATGGTGGGGGTCATCCAAGGTCGTCCGACGAAGCTGGTCTCGATCGACGTGGCCCGCCGCGAGGGGCACGTGCTCGACGACGTGTCCCTGGATGAGGGACCGGCATCGGCGGTGCTGGTCGACGGCGCGGTGGAAGGCGTCGTGCAGTTTCGTGAGGAACTTCGGTCCGGGGCGGATCAGTTCGTTGGCCAGCTCGATCGCCTCGGCATCGAGCCGCGCATCCTGACCGGTGATCGAGAGGGTCCGGCGCACAAGCTGGCCGATCGCGTCGGACTTTCGCGGGAGCGCGTGGATGCAGGTCTCTCGCCGCAGGACAAGGTCGACCGCGTACGCGATGCCGCATCGCGGCACACCGTCATGATGGTGGGAGACGGCATCAATGACGCGCCCGCAATGGCGGCCGCGACGTCGGCCGGGGGCATCGGCGTGGCCATCGACGCGGGCAGCAACGTCGCGCTGGAATCCGCCGATGTGATCATTCCCGGCGACAGGCCGTTGGCGGTCGTGGACCTGGTCCGCATCGGCCGGTCAACGCGTCGCGGCATTCGCCAGAACCTGTTCCTGGCGTTCCTTTACAACGCCATCGCGATTCCGGCGGCAGCTTTCGGATTGCTCGGCGACCACGGCCCCGTGGTCGCGGCGGGTGCAATGGCCGTCAGCGACTTCCTGGTGATCGGCAACGCCATTCGCATCCGGCTGGTGATTGACAAGCAGACGCGGGACTAA
- a CDS encoding peroxiredoxin-like family protein: protein MTIPKTSSITVATLLLGVASFALVGCEQETEVSASGPAPDAATQEQTVTEEPSSTVTLASELEARKAAFEQRATDEIKTLYADGIQAVVDAGVVEQAKKVGDDAPGFTLQNQKGEDVSLASLLEQGPVVLLWYRGGWCPYCNLTLAAYQQRLDEIQGLGATLVALTPELPDKSLSTAEKSDLEFQVLSDVGNDVARAYGVVFELTEGVQANYEKNFGLSAFNGDQSGELPLAATYVIDQDGQIRWAFLDADYRNRAEPRDVIAALERLQHPSNGG, encoded by the coding sequence ATGACCATTCCCAAGACATCGTCCATTACCGTGGCCACGCTCCTGCTGGGCGTGGCTTCGTTCGCATTGGTCGGTTGCGAGCAGGAAACCGAGGTATCGGCTTCCGGCCCAGCTCCTGACGCCGCCACCCAGGAGCAGACCGTGACCGAGGAGCCATCGTCGACCGTAACGCTCGCGAGCGAACTGGAGGCAAGGAAAGCCGCCTTCGAACAGCGGGCAACCGATGAGATCAAGACGCTGTATGCCGATGGCATCCAGGCCGTCGTCGACGCCGGCGTCGTCGAGCAGGCAAAGAAGGTGGGCGACGACGCCCCGGGCTTCACGCTCCAGAATCAGAAGGGAGAGGACGTCAGCCTTGCCAGCCTGCTGGAACAGGGGCCGGTCGTGCTCTTGTGGTACCGCGGCGGCTGGTGCCCGTACTGCAATCTGACGCTCGCGGCCTATCAGCAGCGGCTCGATGAGATCCAGGGCCTCGGCGCCACGCTGGTCGCGTTGACGCCCGAACTGCCCGATAAGTCGCTCTCCACGGCCGAGAAGAGTGACTTGGAATTCCAGGTGCTCAGCGACGTCGGCAACGACGTGGCGCGGGCGTACGGCGTTGTCTTCGAACTCACCGAGGGCGTGCAGGCCAATTACGAGAAGAACTTCGGGCTCAGCGCGTTCAACGGAGACCAGTCCGGCGAACTTCCCCTTGCGGCAACATACGTCATTGATCAGGACGGCCAGATCCGCTGGGCGTTCCTAGATGCTGATTACCGGAATCGGGCCGAGCCTCGTGACGTGATCGCCGCGCTCGAACGACTTCAGCACCCATCCAACGGCGGATAA
- the sdhA gene encoding succinate dehydrogenase flavoprotein subunit, producing the protein MQQQQRVIVVGGGLAGLAATVRIAEAGIPVDLFSMVPVKRSHSVCAQGGINACNEIARQQGYSEYQHFDETIYGGDYLADQGPVLEMANFAPKVIDLLDRMGVPFNRTNEGQRDLRLFGGSLFKRTHFAGATTGQQLLYALDEQTRRYEASGLVKKYEFWEFLWPVIEGEVDGLDGDGRCVGIVAQDMRTMQIRSFRGAATIMATGGCGLVFGKSTNSIICTGGAASRCYQAGAWYGNGEMIQVHPTAIPGADKCRLMSESARGEGGRVWVPRKKGDDRKPADIPESERWYFLEERYPKYGNLVPRDIATREIFDVCVNDGMGIGGQNQVYLDLTHKDPEYLTRKLGGIMEIYEKFAGEDPRFNPMRIFPAVHYSMGGMWTQFTPGTYEPDTPHGEHKPGMVAPIDTKPGRGMMLGAPNNMMTNVDGLYAFGEVNFAYHGATRLGANALLSCIFDGLYCGQGVANFVKEGSPAERPIENVDQSVFDRVVEQEQAKVDRLLDSVEGAEGDDDTNPYLIGKEMGEVMEASCTVVKTAERLGKTLDTLASLRERFSRARLADAAAWTNQSLSYSRAVGDMLVLAETIAKCSLLREESRGSHYRTDFPDRDDERFLKTTVAQFVAGKTGAEQHQISYRDVQTSLVKPRPRTYGKVEEDSPAKNGPSTADDPKANRRVANPDAQPDINGKKPAATSGS; encoded by the coding sequence GTGCAGCAGCAGCAACGCGTCATCGTCGTCGGCGGGGGCTTGGCCGGTCTGGCCGCGACGGTGCGGATCGCCGAGGCCGGCATCCCCGTCGACCTGTTCAGCATGGTGCCCGTCAAGCGCAGCCACAGCGTGTGCGCCCAGGGCGGCATCAACGCCTGTAACGAGATCGCACGCCAGCAGGGCTACAGCGAGTACCAGCACTTCGACGAGACTATCTACGGCGGCGACTACCTTGCCGACCAGGGCCCCGTGCTCGAGATGGCCAACTTCGCGCCCAAGGTCATCGACCTGCTCGACCGCATGGGCGTGCCCTTCAACCGTACCAACGAGGGACAGCGCGACCTGCGTCTCTTTGGCGGCTCGCTCTTCAAGCGCACCCATTTCGCCGGCGCCACCACGGGCCAACAGTTGCTGTACGCACTCGACGAGCAGACACGGCGGTACGAGGCCTCGGGACTGGTCAAGAAGTACGAGTTCTGGGAGTTCCTCTGGCCGGTCATCGAGGGCGAGGTCGACGGCCTGGACGGCGACGGCCGTTGCGTGGGCATCGTGGCCCAAGACATGCGGACGATGCAGATCCGCTCGTTCCGCGGAGCGGCCACCATCATGGCCACCGGCGGCTGCGGGCTGGTTTTCGGCAAGAGCACCAACAGCATCATCTGCACGGGCGGTGCTGCCAGCCGGTGTTACCAGGCTGGTGCGTGGTACGGCAACGGCGAGATGATCCAGGTGCATCCGACCGCCATCCCCGGCGCCGACAAGTGCCGCCTGATGAGCGAGAGCGCGCGCGGCGAGGGTGGCCGCGTGTGGGTGCCCCGCAAGAAGGGCGACGACCGAAAGCCTGCTGACATTCCCGAGAGCGAGCGGTGGTACTTCCTCGAAGAGCGCTACCCCAAGTACGGAAACCTCGTGCCGCGCGACATTGCCACCCGCGAAATCTTTGACGTATGCGTCAACGACGGGATGGGCATCGGCGGCCAGAACCAGGTCTACCTCGACCTGACCCACAAGGACCCCGAGTACCTCACCCGCAAGCTCGGCGGCATCATGGAGATTTACGAGAAGTTTGCCGGCGAAGACCCACGCTTCAACCCCATGCGCATCTTCCCGGCCGTCCACTACTCCATGGGCGGCATGTGGACGCAGTTCACACCGGGCACCTACGAACCCGACACGCCCCACGGCGAGCACAAGCCCGGCATGGTGGCGCCCATCGACACCAAGCCCGGCCGCGGCATGATGCTCGGCGCCCCCAACAACATGATGACCAACGTCGACGGGCTCTACGCCTTCGGCGAAGTGAACTTTGCCTACCACGGCGCGACCCGCCTGGGCGCCAACGCCCTGTTGAGCTGCATCTTCGACGGCCTGTACTGTGGCCAGGGCGTGGCCAACTTTGTGAAGGAAGGCTCGCCCGCCGAGCGGCCCATCGAGAACGTCGATCAGAGCGTGTTCGATCGCGTGGTCGAGCAGGAACAGGCCAAGGTCGACCGGCTGCTCGATTCGGTGGAAGGCGCCGAAGGCGATGACGACACCAACCCCTACCTGATCGGCAAGGAGATGGGCGAGGTCATGGAGGCCTCATGCACGGTTGTCAAGACCGCCGAGCGCCTGGGCAAGACGCTCGACACGCTCGCTTCATTGCGGGAGCGATTCAGTCGCGCCCGCCTGGCCGATGCCGCGGCATGGACCAATCAGTCCCTGAGCTACAGCCGTGCGGTGGGCGACATGCTGGTGCTGGCCGAGACGATCGCCAAGTGCAGCCTGCTCCGCGAAGAGAGCCGCGGCTCGCACTATCGGACCGATTTCCCCGATCGCGACGATGAGCGGTTCCTCAAGACCACCGTCGCCCAATTCGTGGCCGGCAAGACCGGGGCCGAGCAGCACCAGATCAGCTACCGAGACGTGCAGACGAGCCTGGTGAAGCCGCGGCCGCGTACGTACGGCAAGGTCGAGGAAGACTCGCCGGCCAAGAACGGTCCGTCGACGGCCGATGACCCCAAGGCAAACCGGCGTGTCGCGAACCCCGATGCCCAGCCGGACATCAACGGCAAGAAGCCAGCAGCGACCAGTGGCAGCTGA
- the nadC gene encoding carboxylating nicotinate-nucleotide diphosphorylase translates to MTENATNTAAADWYKQLVSPGLTRRLLEICRDEDLGPDHQDPTATIMVEASERSEAWVVAREPGVICGLEAVGDVLDVLAPTTLFRELAKDGETIEKDQRLGALLGPRREILAAERTLLNLLSRLSGVATQTSRYVRAVGDSTSKIVDTRKTTPGLRQLEKYAVRCGGGHSHRMGLHDAVLIKDNHLVGMTPKQAAEKVASVAAAARDRFEPAFVEVEVDTLEQLEAMLDLEDGVLDIILLDNMTVDELAKAVQLRNGRGARPLLEASGGIELSGLGDVARTGVDRIAIGALTHHAVWLDIGLDAGVPA, encoded by the coding sequence GTGACAGAGAACGCGACAAACACCGCCGCCGCAGACTGGTACAAGCAACTGGTTTCCCCGGGCCTGACCCGCCGACTCCTGGAGATCTGTCGGGACGAGGACCTGGGCCCCGATCACCAGGACCCGACGGCCACGATCATGGTCGAGGCATCCGAACGCTCGGAGGCCTGGGTGGTCGCTCGCGAGCCTGGCGTCATCTGCGGCCTCGAAGCCGTAGGCGACGTGCTCGACGTCCTGGCTCCAACAACGCTCTTCAGGGAACTGGCCAAGGACGGCGAAACCATTGAGAAGGACCAGCGCCTCGGGGCGCTGCTCGGGCCGCGACGTGAGATCCTGGCGGCCGAGCGAACGCTGCTGAATCTCCTCAGTCGGCTGAGCGGCGTGGCGACGCAGACATCTCGCTACGTGCGCGCCGTCGGGGATTCGACATCCAAGATCGTGGACACGCGAAAGACCACACCTGGCCTGAGGCAACTGGAGAAGTACGCCGTCCGATGTGGCGGCGGCCACAGCCACCGCATGGGCTTGCACGACGCGGTGCTGATCAAGGACAACCACCTGGTCGGAATGACGCCAAAGCAGGCCGCGGAGAAAGTCGCTTCGGTGGCAGCGGCTGCGCGCGACCGATTCGAGCCGGCCTTCGTGGAGGTCGAGGTCGACACGCTCGAACAGCTCGAAGCAATGCTCGATCTGGAAGATGGCGTGCTGGACATCATCCTCTTGGACAATATGACGGTCGATGAACTCGCCAAGGCCGTGCAGTTGCGCAATGGACGCGGCGCTCGCCCGCTGCTGGAGGCTTCGGGCGGGATCGAGCTGTCGGGCCTGGGCGACGTTGCCCGCACCGGCGTCGATCGCATCGCCATCGGTGCGCTCACCCATCATGCCGTGTGGCTCGACATCGGCCTGGATGCGGGCGTGCCGGCATGA
- a CDS encoding enoyl-ACP reductase, with product MGLLDGKVALIVGIANERSYAWHIAKALIDHGATCAYTCLPGEKNQRRTERAVQALPGNGGQNPLVVPMDAGSDDDIDQAIKAFESRYQAMHVLVHSIAFADRTYLAHGQFIETPRDAFLSAVDISAYTLLGLSRRCRDLLAKEGGSVMAMSYYGAEKVVPGYNVMGVAKATLEATARYLAGDLGAQGIRVNTISGGYLRTLASSAVGGADKISEQNLERSPLRRNVEGGDVGNTAVYLASDLSAGVTGENIYVDCGANIVGV from the coding sequence ATGGGATTGTTGGATGGCAAGGTCGCCCTCATCGTCGGCATCGCGAACGAACGGTCCTATGCCTGGCACATCGCCAAGGCGCTCATCGACCACGGCGCCACGTGCGCCTACACGTGCCTGCCCGGAGAGAAGAACCAGCGCCGCACTGAGCGGGCGGTCCAGGCATTGCCCGGCAACGGCGGACAGAATCCGCTCGTCGTTCCCATGGATGCCGGGAGCGATGACGACATCGACCAGGCCATCAAGGCGTTCGAGTCCCGCTATCAGGCAATGCACGTGCTCGTGCACTCGATCGCCTTTGCCGATCGGACGTACTTGGCCCACGGCCAGTTCATCGAGACCCCGCGCGACGCATTCCTGAGCGCCGTCGACATCTCGGCCTACACCCTGCTGGGGCTCAGCCGTCGATGCCGCGACCTGCTGGCGAAGGAGGGCGGCTCGGTCATGGCCATGAGCTACTACGGAGCCGAGAAGGTCGTTCCCGGGTACAACGTCATGGGCGTCGCCAAGGCGACGCTCGAGGCCACGGCCCGCTATCTGGCGGGCGATCTGGGGGCGCAGGGCATCCGCGTCAACACGATCTCGGGCGGCTACCTGCGCACGCTGGCATCCAGTGCGGTCGGCGGGGCCGACAAGATCAGCGAGCAGAATCTCGAGCGATCGCCGCTGCGTCGAAACGTCGAGGGTGGTGACGTGGGAAACACCGCCGTCTACCTGGCCAGCGATTTGAGCGCGGGGGTGACCGGCGAGAACATTTATGTCGATTGTGGGGCCAACATCGTCGGCGTGTAG
- the sdhB gene encoding succinate dehydrogenase iron-sulfur subunit: MIATQQSTKNKTVRIRIKRCDGPGKASYWETFDVPREPGGNIISCLQWVAAHPTTVEGKKTTPVVWDSGCLEEVCGSCTMLINGKVRQSCTALIENIAPDEGDEIALEPMSKFPVIRDLWVDRERLFHALKRVKAWVPIDGTYDLGAGPREAPDKQGTRYKLSTCMSCGCCLEACPQYQLEEDPDQWPTSFIGAHAISQARLFNEHETGKQLKAERLEALMGPGGVVDCGNAQNCVKVCPKEIPLTESIGAMGRAVTMHAITSWFRK, from the coding sequence ATGATCGCCACGCAGCAGTCCACCAAGAACAAGACCGTGCGGATCCGCATCAAGCGGTGCGATGGACCGGGGAAGGCGTCGTATTGGGAGACCTTCGACGTGCCGCGCGAGCCGGGGGGCAACATCATCTCGTGCCTCCAGTGGGTCGCGGCACATCCCACGACGGTCGAGGGCAAGAAGACGACGCCCGTGGTCTGGGATTCGGGTTGTCTGGAAGAGGTTTGTGGCTCGTGCACGATGCTGATCAACGGCAAGGTTCGGCAGAGCTGCACCGCGCTCATTGAGAACATTGCGCCAGACGAGGGCGATGAAATCGCGCTCGAGCCCATGAGCAAGTTTCCGGTGATTCGTGACCTGTGGGTCGACCGCGAGCGTCTCTTCCACGCCCTCAAGCGGGTCAAGGCATGGGTCCCGATCGATGGCACCTACGACTTGGGCGCAGGTCCCAGGGAAGCGCCTGATAAGCAAGGCACGCGGTACAAGCTCTCGACCTGCATGTCGTGCGGTTGCTGCCTGGAGGCTTGTCCGCAGTACCAGCTCGAAGAAGACCCCGACCAGTGGCCCACGAGCTTCATCGGCGCCCATGCAATCAGCCAGGCGCGACTGTTCAACGAGCACGAAACGGGCAAGCAACTGAAGGCCGAGCGTCTCGAAGCCCTCATGGGCCCCGGCGGCGTCGTCGACTGCGGCAATGCGCAGAATTGCGTGAAGGTCTGTCCCAAGGAGATCCCGCTCACCGAGTCCATCGGCGCCATGGGCCGCGCTGTGACGATGCACGCCATCACTTCCTGGTTCCGGAAGTAA
- a CDS encoding biotin--[acetyl-CoA-carboxylase] ligase — protein sequence MPIGRFDRLALMDETPSTQGEARMRAQGRPGLVVIGKRQTAGRGRQGRTWDDGQGASLSMSMCVESALPVAGLSLAVGLGVLESCESLGARDLGLKWPNDVVQRGTGMRKLAGVLIEGALPLAIVGVGLNVCRPPEGWSIAGDRPAASLEELGVTIGRPATAVAVLQAVSRWLEASEEAIARKWREVGVLRGEYCEFRVGSKLVGGTVVDIDSQWRLVLETREGNRLRVDSSHAHLEEHRAVQG from the coding sequence ATGCCGATTGGACGCTTCGATCGCCTGGCATTGATGGATGAGACGCCATCCACGCAGGGCGAAGCGCGGATGCGTGCCCAAGGGCGCCCGGGCCTGGTCGTTATTGGTAAGCGGCAGACGGCCGGGCGAGGACGGCAGGGCCGGACGTGGGATGACGGCCAGGGCGCATCGCTCTCGATGAGCATGTGCGTGGAATCTGCGCTGCCTGTCGCCGGCCTCTCGCTTGCCGTGGGCTTGGGCGTGCTGGAGTCCTGCGAGAGTCTCGGAGCCCGAGACCTGGGGCTGAAGTGGCCGAATGATGTAGTCCAGCGCGGGACCGGCATGCGTAAGCTCGCCGGCGTACTGATCGAAGGCGCGTTGCCTCTGGCGATCGTGGGCGTCGGCCTGAACGTCTGCCGACCTCCCGAGGGATGGTCGATCGCTGGAGACCGTCCTGCCGCAAGCCTCGAAGAGCTCGGCGTGACCATCGGTCGCCCCGCGACCGCCGTGGCAGTCCTGCAGGCAGTCTCTCGATGGCTCGAAGCATCCGAGGAGGCGATCGCCCGGAAATGGCGCGAAGTGGGCGTCTTGCGCGGCGAGTACTGCGAGTTTCGGGTCGGTTCGAAGCTCGTCGGCGGAACGGTCGTTGACATCGATTCGCAGTGGCGGCTGGTGCTCGAGACCCGGGAGGGAAATCGTCTGCGAGTCGATTCTTCCCACGCCCATCTCGAAGAACATCGGGCAGTTCAGGGTTAG
- a CDS encoding DUF1844 domain-containing protein translates to MADQENEPKLIIDSDWKSQAEAERQKLAQQAQEKAQQASERELPPADIMGIVQILATQALLYMGAFPDPQTGRAMVAMDLAKFHVDLLSTLEEKTQGNLTEEEAETVKQTAHELRLQYVEVNKAVDKAIAEGRAKQVDIGQGGQGAGPGFTTQ, encoded by the coding sequence GTGGCCGATCAAGAGAACGAGCCCAAGCTGATCATCGATTCCGACTGGAAGAGCCAGGCCGAAGCCGAGCGACAGAAGCTTGCCCAGCAGGCTCAGGAGAAGGCCCAGCAGGCCTCCGAACGCGAGCTGCCGCCGGCCGACATCATGGGCATCGTCCAGATCCTCGCGACCCAGGCCCTGCTGTATATGGGGGCGTTCCCCGATCCTCAGACCGGTCGCGCGATGGTCGCCATGGATCTGGCCAAGTTCCACGTCGATCTGCTGAGCACGCTGGAAGAGAAGACCCAGGGTAATCTCACCGAGGAAGAGGCCGAGACCGTGAAGCAGACCGCCCACGAACTCCGCCTGCAGTATGTCGAGGTCAACAAGGCCGTCGACAAGGCGATCGCCGAGGGCCGGGCCAAGCAGGTCGACATCGGCCAGGGCGGCCAGGGCGCTGGCCCGGGGTTCACAACTCAATAA